The proteins below come from a single Torulaspora delbrueckii CBS 1146 chromosome 5, complete genome genomic window:
- the GRE3 gene encoding trifunctional aldehyde reductase/xylose reductase/glucose 1-dehydrogenase (NADP(+)) (similar to Saccharomyces cerevisiae GRE3 (YHR104W); ancestral locus Anc_5.409) translates to MSRVVTLNNGMKMPLVGLGCWKIPNEVCASQVYEAIKIGYRLFDGAQDYGNEKEVGQGIRKAIDEGIVKREELFVVSKLWNSFHDPKNVKAALQRTLDDMKLDYLDLFYIHFPIALKFVPFKEKYPPGLYTGSQDEKQGTMSEENVPIIDTYRALEQLVDEGLIKSIGISNFSGSIIMDLLRGCRIKPVALQIEHHPYLTQERLVHYVKLQGLQVVAYSSFGPQSFIEMGSDLAKTTPPLFENPKIIEIAKNHGKEISPSQVLLRWATQNNVAVIPKSSKKERLHDNLHIDDKLTLTDQELKEISALNKNIRFNDPYTWNDKNPFPIFD, encoded by the coding sequence ATGTCTAGAGTGGTTACTTTAAACAATGGTATGAAGATGCCTTTGGTGGGCTTGGGTTGCTGGAAGATTCCCAACGAAGTTTGTGCTTCCCAGGTATACGAAGCTATTAAGATCGGTTATAGACTATTTGATGGTGCTCAGGACTATGGCAATGAAAAAGAAGTCGGTCAAGGTATTCGTAAGGCCATCGATGAAGGTATCGTTAAGCGTGAAGAGTTGTTCGTTGTGTCCAAGTTATGGAACAGTTTCCATGACCCAAAGAATGTGAAAGCAGCTTTGCAAAGGACTTTAGATGACATGAAATTGGATTACTTGGATTTATTCTACATTCATTTCCCAATTGCATTGAAGTTCGTCCCTTTCAAGGAGAAATACCCACCAGGGTTGTACACTGGTTCTCAGGATGAGAAACAAGGTACTATGTCTGAAGAAAACGTTCCTATCATCGACACATACCGTGCTCTGGAGCAATTGGTTGATGAAGGTTTGATAAAATCCATTGGTATCTCGAACTTTTCCGGTTCCATCATCATGGACTTGCTCCGTGGCTGTAGAATTAAGCCAGTCGCTCTGCAAATTGAACACCACCCTTACCTGACACAGGAGAGATTGGTGCACTATGTAAAGTTACAAGGCTTGCAAGTGGTCGCTTACTCCTCCTTCGGTCCACAATCCTTCATCGAGATGGGCAGCGACCTTGCAAAGACCACTCCAcctctctttgaaaatccaaagatcattgaaattgcaaagaaCCACGGTAAGGAAATCTCCCCATCGCAAGTGTTACTAAGATGGGCTACCCAAAACAATGTAGCTGTGAttccaaaatcttcaaagaaagaaagattaCATGATAATCTGCACATTGACGATAAATTGACCTTGAcagatcaagaattgaaggagattTCAGCACTGAACAAGAACATTAGATTCAACGATCCATATACCTGGAATGACAAGAATCCATTCCCTATCTTTGACTAA
- the YPT35 gene encoding Ypt35p (similar to Saccharomyces cerevisiae YPT35 (YHR105W); ancestral locus Anc_5.410): MSKLSRKVNVLMPEPITLMDDERSIQESMSGEAEDASDQNFTFLKAHVTDCTVVNGENGSKFAVWKVSLVLQSFDHNGAYRPCIDVYKRYSEFHKFRESLVRKCKEANLHTVDIPRLPPRVKWYETWRYQDVNLNKVWLAKRRQGLDYFMNKVLLNSTLVSTARDLIVKFLEETAITKSN, from the coding sequence ATGTCCAAACTAAGTCGCAAGGTTAATGTTCTGATGCCGGAACCAATTACGCTCATGGATGATGAGCGATCGATCCAGGAGAGTATGAGTGGTGAGGCAGAAGATGCGTCAGAccaaaatttcactttcttaAAGGCCCATGTCACTGATTGCACAGTGGTAAACGGAGAGAACGGTTCCAAGTTTGCCGTTTGGAAGGTTTCGTTAGTCTTACAATCGTTCGATCACAACGGTGCCTATCGTCCTTGTATCGACGTCTACAAGAGATACTCTGAATTTCATAAGTTCAGAGAGTCACTGGTACGAAAATGTAAAGAAGCAAACTTACACACAGTTGATATCCCAAGGCTGCCGCCTCGAGTGAAGTGGTACGAAACCTGGAGGTATCAAGATGTCAATCTCAACAAGGTTTGGCTAGCCAAGAGACGACAGGGACTGGATTATTTCATGAACAAGGTTTTGCTTAATAGTACACTGGTTTCGACAGCT